The DNA window GCTGCGCAGCCTGGAGCCGGGCAACCGCCGCAAGTACCTCGAGCGGCGCGACGAGCTGCAGGCCATGCTCGACGGGATCATCGACCGGGGTGTCTCGACCGGCACCTTCGACACGCCCTACCCGGGCGACGCCGGCCGGGCGATCGCGTCGATGTGTGCGGGTGTCGCCACGTGGTACCGACCGGAGGCGCCGCTCAGCTTCGACCCGCTGCTCGACCGCTACCTCTCGATCGCCGAGGCGATCGTGGGAGTCCGCTGATGGGCCGCGTCGAGGGCAAGGTCGCCCTGATCACGGGAGCGGGACGCGGTCAGGGGCGCAGCCACGCGATCCGTCTGGCCGAGGAGGGCGCGTCGGTCATCGCCTTCGACATCTGCGCCCCCGTCGCGTCGGTGAGCTATCCGATGGCGAGCCGCGACGACCTCGAGGAGACGTGCGAGCTCGTACGCGCGGCCGGCGGCGACGTCTGCTCCGCGGTGGTCGACGTCCGCGACTTCGAGACGCTCTCGAGGGAGCTCGCGGCGGGCATCGAGTCCCTCGGAGGGCTCGACATCGTGGTGACCAACGCCGGGATCGCCAGCTACGCACCGGGGCACGAGATCTCGGAGGCCGCGTGGCAGGAGATGATCGACATCAACCTGACGGGCACCTGGCACACCATCAAGGCGGCGGTGCCGCCCCTGGTCGCCGCCGGCCGCGGCGGCTCGATCGTGCTGACCAGCTCGGCGGCGGGCCTCCAGGGCACGCCCAACCTCGCCCACTACGTGGCCGCCAAGCACGGGGTGACCGGCCTGATGCGGACCTTCGCCAACGAGCTCGCGCCGCACTGGATCCGGGTCAACAGCATCCATCCCACGCAGGTGGACACGCCGATGATCATGAACGACGAGATCTTCCGCATGTTCCGACCCGACCTGGAGTCGCCCGGGCGTGACGACATCGTCGACGTCTCCACCGCCACCAACGCGCTCCCGGTGCCGTGGGTCGAGTCGCGCGACGTCTCGAACGCCGTGCTGTTCCTCGCCTCCGACGAGGCCCGCTACATCACGGGCGTGGCGCTCCCCGTCGACGCGGGCATCCTGGCGAAGGTCTGACCGGTCGGGTCAGCTGATCATCCTCCGCGCCACGGAGCGCTGCCGGGCGGCGATGCGCTCGGCGTACTGCTCCGTGGTGAGGGGGGTGAAGTGCGGGACCCGGGACGGTACGTCGGCGAGCGGCATCACCTCGGCGACGGGCCCGTCCTCGGGGCCGA is part of the Nocardioides conyzicola genome and encodes:
- a CDS encoding mycofactocin-coupled SDR family oxidoreductase, yielding MGRVEGKVALITGAGRGQGRSHAIRLAEEGASVIAFDICAPVASVSYPMASRDDLEETCELVRAAGGDVCSAVVDVRDFETLSRELAAGIESLGGLDIVVTNAGIASYAPGHEISEAAWQEMIDINLTGTWHTIKAAVPPLVAAGRGGSIVLTSSAAGLQGTPNLAHYVAAKHGVTGLMRTFANELAPHWIRVNSIHPTQVDTPMIMNDEIFRMFRPDLESPGRDDIVDVSTATNALPVPWVESRDVSNAVLFLASDEARYITGVALPVDAGILAKV